Within Coregonus clupeaformis isolate EN_2021a chromosome 20, ASM2061545v1, whole genome shotgun sequence, the genomic segment ACAGACCGTAAGGGCAACACAGAGGACAAGGAGGGGCCTCGCACTGGATAGTATTCAGGTCTCTGCTGAGCTGTGCTTCCCCACTCACACCTGCAACATTAAAATGTGTGGGAAGGAGCAAGGAGTCTGCTGTGGGTGAGTGTTGTGAatgtgtaggtttgtgtgtgcgtgcttgcgtgcaTATGCATTTGCACGTGTGTAAGTGTGCTCATGTGTGATGTGCTCACAGAATGTGGTTACATTAGATTTATGCTTGGATAATAAAGTAATTGCTGTTTTCTTCATGTTGTATTAGACATTTGAGAAAGTCAACTCAACACAAAAATCTACTGTGCCAGCGAAGCCATTTAAAGATAATGTGCTCTCTTTTCACCGGGACAGTTGTACTGCGGCTGCAGTCTTGTATCTGTGTCAATGGAAGCTCATTACAAATGCAGAGCTTCCTCCCAGTCATCCCTCTCCAATCTATAGCACAGTGACCGTATCAAGGATTCTCTAGGTAAAGAGGTTTTAAGTGTAATTGAAAAAGCCTTTACACAATGGCCTGTGGTAACACAGAACCCAAACTAGACCTCAGAATAGACCAAACCAGATTGTCTCATTGTGAGGTATGACCACATCACGACCACAAGGTCCCTTTAACTAATTTCAAGGCAAAGCCTGAATGACCCAGGGTGCTGCTGTATGGGCACTGTGCTGTAGTGTTCatagagaatctttctttccagGGCAGGAAATGAGAGGATGGTGGGTAAAGAGAGCATTGCATTTGGAGGCAGCACATTTTCATGGGGAACCACTCTGTACAACCGACTAACCACTTCTGACAAGACCATGGAAAGCCACAAATCTCCCAATCCAGATGCATCACTTTTGCTGCTTTCCAAGGGAGCATGAAAAAGTTTCAGCTAGCTACAGTCCTCTTATTAAGTTCCATTGCCATGCCAATTCAAGATTTCCACTGCTGTGCCAATGAATTTAAAGGTcgaatgcagccgtttttatctcagtataaaatcatttctgggtaacaattaagtaccttaatgtgattgttttcaattaaactggtcaaaaataaacaaaaatagcttcttagcaaaggccaatttctcaagcaagaatttgcTAGGActttctgggagtggtctgagtggggaggggaaaactcaAAATTAGCTCTtattgtaagcatttcactgttagtccacacctgttgtttacgaagcatgtgacgaatacaatttgatttgattgattggcagagaggtttggaactcttattggtctattaagtaATTTacagcatggtgatgtcaccatggaaggccaaaactccatcccaccaaaacgggCTGACATTTctggcagtcttttcaaacaactcttacaattaaagggcattatcatcattttcacgatttcacagtattattccaacctcatagtgtggaaatatatataaaacacaggaaatcaCATTTtagactgcactgggcctttgaagagcaactgcccctaaaaaccaacttctcatttagaaaacagcctaggtggcatcgatatgagtcagaaacatttattctactgtcaaaattgactataAAGTCTAAATAGCATAATTTTGGTCATGAAGTCAGTCTttgtccaaaactgagttttgtGAGAGTTGTAGTCATGACTGCATCACAACGTAAATTAAGGTTAGGTTTGTTTCAACCCTGCCCACATGTCCACAActggcagcacacaagtaatcatcaatttggCGAGCAGCTGCATGCGACCCAATCGTAATGcctgtggtaaatttgggttcactttggatatccctatggggctagttagggagcatcggtaaattacacaatgtacattgGACAATATGCTAAAATTCCactagctccaaatttcaatgacttaaaaagCTCAAACCATATATAAATggtagaaattcatatacaaatattgaaagcatttaatgagaaaacTTAAAGGTGTgtaacatgaaaatattgtcacattgacattgtgtaatttattgatggtccctaactagcctgAAGATAGGCTATCTAAAGTCAAACCAGCTTTGCCACTGTCGCACACCAGCCTgctgaagctaattggcaaaAGATTTGGCTAACTCTTTCcacctgtgaacacacacacacgagacaacccacatcaaaccacaacccgaaaccaactcacgtttgaattcagtcatggccgctaacATTTCTTAATGATccaaacgaggccaaatcaggaagttcagCCTCCCTTTAAAGTGTCAAACATAAGCACGGCCTGAGAGAGTAACATTTTATGATTATATCTGACATCTAAACCACTAATATGAAAATTCGAATTCCCATTTGAGGGAAACGAACACCGGCACAATTTTGAATTGTGATAATTCAAGTCAATGTGAATTTATGTCGGCGTGTGTATGAGGTATAAAACTGGCTGTCAGATGAGTAGTCTAGTTGTCCAAATGGTTAACAAATGTCACCCGACTGTTATAAGGCTGTACACAGTGGCAGACTGACTGGGCAGTCCCTGCTGTTACCTCGGTAGCATGGAAAAACCCTGACTCACCCACTGGCGTAAAAAAGGCATTAACAACTAAATGCATAAATATAACCGTCAAAGGTGTAAACGTCTCAAGGCTGTCCAGTGGCCACTGATAGGTCAGTGTATGAGCAGAGACAAATCGTCTGACCTGGTCAAAGGTCTGAAAGACACCATTGATTGAGGTCGTGGAGTGAGTGACACCTCTCCCAGTGCACATCCCTCCTCTCAAATGTCCGTATTACTAACATCAGATACAGTGCTGTCCAATCTGGAAAAACTAGGACAACTGAACATACTGCGATGAGATGGTAGCAGGTGATGAGAGGTCTGATCTGTTTAAGGCATTTTTGGAAGATCCATGATGATAGGTATGTGTTAGGAGATTTAGCACTTTACATGGGTATGTGGAAATTCTCTGACTGTCTACAGTAAATTATACAGCGCTGGAGAGCCCAATGCACCTGCTGTACACGGATGTGAAGCCAgctctctggtctggtctgaagTTTTCACACACACATGATCTGTGTTAGCGGCTGATTCTGGGTCTGTACTTAACAGTTTAAATCACAGAGGCTCCAAATTATCCTGACAATCCCCCTAATGTGCGCTAAACAAACTTGGTGAGAAAACTGAGAAATGGACAAATGCTGTGCCCATGTAAACTGTGACAGGAATGGTTTGCGGGTACATCTGTCCCTTGCAACTGGAGGACATTCAACACAGTTTTGACAAGTTAATCCCCTGTGAAATTGAAGCTTTTTTCCCAAGCCCTGTTTGCACGACCAACTGATGCACAATGTCTTTCCTCAAGTCTGCCTTGCTGTAAACACAGTTCTGGGTTTCCCATGAGGTGGCTTAATCCACACTGTGGAATTCCCAGTTTACCTAGCAACGCCTCCCGCTCCAAACACGACACAAATAGGCGCAAAAGGCAGATACAAACTAGTGAAACTCCTATGAACCGCTATAAAAGTAGCAAGATAAGAGAGTTTACACCACCATAAAATACCTATAGTGTCATAGGCTTCCCGCCCCTTCTCCGTCATATAGGAAAGATAGAAAGGGGAGATGGTGCCAGCTTACTCACTTTCAGCGTAGTTTTTCCGTCTGGTGCCATCCACCTTGCCTGTTTTGTCGATACAGAGAAAGAACTTATTGGCGGAGTAGAGCCGCCGTAGTCGGACGTCGCCCTCTAGGTGATTGTAACTGCGTGTGTGCCGCTCCAGTGTCCATGAGCAGTTGATGCCCCTCGCCAGTACTTGGAGGGGCTCATGCCCTACCCCGGGCGGGCAGCCCCCCAGAGCAGTGCCAGCCACCAGGAGCAGGGTGAGGAACGCCAGGCGAAGGGATGCAGCACTGGGCAGGGGTGGAAGCCCAGCGTGGGCAGTGCCAATGGCAGCGAGTTCAGGACGGAGACTAGCGACGGGTATCATCCATCTGCACATGGTAGGTCAGACTCCCAAGGTGCACATTGCACAGGCAGTATGCATGCTGGCTGGCTGGAGACCCGGGCTGTGTGGTCCAGGTGAGTGGTCTCTCTCTGAGGATGGGAAGGGGTGATGATCGAGGGGGCAGCAGACCCTGTCACTGAGGACCAGAGCAGAGAGGAACCTGGGCTTCCAATCAGCAGACCAGAGAGGATTCCAACCAGCCCTCTTCCACAGATGTTTGTTTCTTTACTTGTCTGTCTGATGATGAACTCCTCTTCTTTTTCTTTCAGCTTCTATTTACCGGAAAACAATTAACTTTGTAAATCCATTGCCAAAAGTAATCTGATATTTTTTGTTGTTTCCTTGTTCTTCGAAAGCTTGTTCTGTTGCTTGGCTTGCGTCCTTCTTTTACAGCTGCAGTCAGTCAGTGTCCTGTCCTGCGATGTGTGCACCTTGCGATGCTCCTCTCTCCAGCTGGACTGGAATAAGGTGCTTGTCTGTGCTGCTGACCCGTGGCTGAGAATGAGTTGAATGAGgaaagtgtgtgcatgtgtaagtgtgtgtgagagtgtgatagggagagagagtcacagaaagagtgtgtgtgtgtgtgtgtgtgtgtgtgtgtgtgtgtgtgtgtgtgtgtgtgtgtgtgtgtgtgtgtgtgtgtgcgtgtgtgtgtgcgtgtgcgtaagcgagagaaagagagagaggagagagagaaagagtgagggagacagagcgagagagagtgtgtgtgtgtgtgtgtctgtgtatatgtgAGTAAGAGAggcagagtgggagggagggagagggagagagacagagacgcagCAGCTagtgagtgagcgagagagagaggcagtcagTGAGTGTGCGTCAGGTCTGTCTGCCTGTATAACGCAGTGAAGCAGTAAGTGAATGTCCTCACTCTCTCCTGTGCAGCCAGTCCCTTCTCCTGTGTGGAATGGGAGGCTTGGGCTTGTCCTGCATTTTATCCTGGGCAGGGCTTGCATCTGGGGGGTTGAAAGGAGAGGGGTGGGGCCACAATAATTGATAACTATTTGAAATAAACGAGAGAGACTTTGCACCATCTCCCTTTTATCATTTCTTAATGTAGAATTGTTCTCCTAATTGTGGTTCCTAGAAAGCCATTAGTGACATTAAGCCGGCTTACCTGTAGGTTTTATTGCTTCATGGAAAGTGTTAAGTCAAACACCTTTGTTGTCCCAGCTCTTGAAGATGATGAGGAATTCTCCCAGGTCAAATCATCAGTAAGAAAGGAACTCCAGTAAAGTGACATGGGAGGGGGACTTTTGTGACACCTGAGACTGGACTGTTTGTAGACACATGGGACAGATTAAAGAGGGCTTTAGTTTTCGCCCCTGTTTTGCATCAATATGTCGGAAACAACGGCAGAGTGGAGTGTTGGTAGAGCTGTTCCAGTGAAGTCTTTCTGATCACCTGTGTTAATGTTTCTATGAGGCGGTGTCTGATGTTCACCTCTGATTTTTGTGAGACCAGGGTGGTAATGGTGAACACTTTTTTAACAACTTCACACTCTGTCTTTTTGTCTGTGAATCAGGACTGAGTCATTGGGTTCAGAGAAATGAATGTCACCCTAATGCATTACATTAAATATTTGTCAGAACTGTccatatactgtcctgtcctcatTCTTTATGTTTATTGCTGATGGTATTTGAAGACTGGCTCAAGTTCACTGTAATATGCTAATCATTAATAATGAAATGAGGACAAAACTgtaactgtactgtaggctatgcgttgaccttttttttttttacaccaaagtgaAACAAAATGAAATATTTGCTATCATCTGTTTCCGCCAGCCGAGTATGCAAGGAGCATTCGCCATGAGACCAGCCGCAGCACTCCACAGCACATGTTTTAAAGTGAGTCTATCCAGTTAGTGCAGCACTTACTTCCCGGTTTCAATGATGTGTACCACCCCGGGGGCGACCACAGTGTCCAGGGGTAGAAGTGTGTTTGAGGGGTGCATGCACAGAGAGGGCGACAGTCACTTCACACTCTTTAGCTTGTTAACTGCTACCAGGAGTTGGCTGTCCCtatatctcccctctctcatcaTAAAAGACCAGTGAGACAGAAGCCAGCCGCCCTCTCCCCCAGCCCCCAACCCCCCAACCCCCGGCAGCCATTCCTGTCTACCTGCTTGTTCTGGCCATAAGATACAGTGGACCTCCTCATCAAAGCTTCTCTCCCTATTTATCTTAATGGGCCCTAGTAAAAATCACAGTTTTTCACCCCCAATTAAACCACGCCGCAGTGTCTCTTGACTTCCAGTAGGTTGATTCCTTCTTTCCTACAGACTCtcctttcttcccctcttccgCCCAGCGGAACGACTGTCTGTTTGTCACTGCCTGCCTGTGCTGTAGCCAGGCTGGAGGAGCCTGGGCTGGGAGAGCACAG encodes:
- the LOC121532718 gene encoding fibroblast growth factor 10-like, which gives rise to MCRWMIPVASLRPELAAIGTAHAGLPPLPSAASLRLAFLTLLLVAGTALGGCPPGVGHEPLQVLARGINCSWTLERHTRSYNHLEGDVRLRRLYSANKFFLCIDKTGKVDGTRRKNYAESLMEIRSVSVGVVAIKSVSTGLYLAMSKKGTLFGSMKYNPNCKFKERIEENGYNTYASLRWKHGGRQMFVSLNGRGKPRRGHKARRRHPSTHFLPMLPS